In the genome of Amphiura filiformis chromosome 4, Afil_fr2py, whole genome shotgun sequence, one region contains:
- the LOC140149865 gene encoding uncharacterized protein — protein sequence MLRSVCKQANFARILDSRSNFRFKSSSSPQAGVGLRANSNVSTMVFPNHCRNDYSRTACDNRREWVERITNTSLNTLDGWWDPHVPFQTNKLSGNIESPIGLIKIPAGVIGPINILGKYAQGNFLVPAATTEGAMIAGCTRGCKAINESGGVVVTAYRQHVQRNPVIICGDTEQAQSLGEWIQKSVPRLHDVVRTVSKKAVLKGVQTIIDNEILHLAFTYETAEAAGQNMSSVSTKACTEWILDSVRTDLPDVFVSKIFEESTMSGDKRISSLSPIFGRGISVIAKASISEATIKSVLKANSEDLVDFINIAKDMTLRSGTPQFNISMPNTVAAVFAATGQDLGSVGECSQAFFDISKNYESKGGITAKMHMPNVLVGTVGGGTGLPTQRQCLNMMSCTGPMSNFKLAEIIASVCLATDLSTAAANVSGDFAHSHNRLGRNRPQ from the exons ATGCTGCGATCAGTGTGTAAACAAGCAAACTTTGCCAGGATTCTTGACTCGAGAAGTAACTTCCGATTCAAATCTTCGTCTTCGCCACAAGCAGGTGTGGGCCTACGTGCAAACAGTAATGTATCTACGATGGTTTTTCCTAATCATTGCAG GAATGACTACAGCAGAACAGCTTGTGACAATAGACGTGAATGGGTAGAACGCATCACCAACACATCTCTCAATACCTTAGATGGTTGGTGGGATCCTCACGTTCCATTTCAAACGAATAAGCTTTCTGGAAATATTGAATCACCGATCGGGTTAATCAAAATCCCAGCTGGTGTTATTGGTCCAATCAACATCCTGGGAAAATACGCTCAAGGAAACTTTCTTGTTCCAGCGGCAACAACTGAAGGCGCAATGATTGCTGGGTGCACAAGAGGTTGTAAGGCGATCAACGAGTCTGGTGGTGTGGTGGTTACAGCTTATCGTCAACATGTGCAGAGGAATCCAGTAATAATATGCGGAGATACAGAGCAAGCACAAAGTCTTGGTGAATGGATACAAAAATCGGTCCCACGGCTTCACGATGTGGTTCGGACAGTCTCCAAGAAAGCAGTCCTTAAAGGAGTACAAACCATTATTGACAATGAG ATCCTACATCTGGCGTTCACCTACGAAACTGCCGAAGCTGCGGGTCAGAACATGTCGTCAGTATCGACAAAGGCTTGCACGGAATGGATACTGGACTCCGTTCGTACCGACCTTCCAGATGTTTTCGTGtccaaaatatttgaagaaagcaCCATGTCAGGTGACAAACGAATCTCATCATTAAGCCCAATATTCGGAAGAGGTATATCAGTTATCGCGAAAGCGTCAATTAGTGAAGCCACCATAAAATCTGTTTTGAAAGCTAATTCAGAAGATTTGGTTGACTTCATCAATATAGCAAAAGATATGACGTTGAGAAGCGGTACCCCACAATTCAATATAAGTATGCCAAATACAGTAGCTGCAGTCTTTGCTGCTACAGGTCAAGATCTGGGTTCAGTAGGAGAGTGTTCGCAAGCTTTCTTTGATATCAGCAAAAATTACGAGTCAAAAGGTGGGATTACTGCAAAAATGCATATGCCTAATGTCTTGGTGGGAACAGTAGGGGGAGGAACGGGGTTGCCTACGCAGAGACAATGTTTGAATATGATGTCTTGCACGGGGCCAATGTCCAATTTCAAATTAGCAGAAATCATTGCGAGTGTCTGTCTCGCCACAGATTTGTCGACCGCGGCTGCCAATGTTTCTGGCGATTTTGCCCACTCCCATAATCGACTGGGGCGCAATCGACCTCAATAA